In a genomic window of Bradyrhizobium ontarionense:
- a CDS encoding DUF3108 domain-containing protein, which yields MVAAGSVLCLLVLVPPRAAQAQARLDAQYEASLAGIPVGKGTWAVEIGDDQYGASAQGGTAGLLKSFSQGSGSGAAQGRVVNGALVGQSYQASTTAGKKSEQIHINLLNGNVKDFGIEPEPPVDPNRIPVTDAHKRGVLDPMTASLVRVPGNGELFAPESCRGAAPVFDGRMRYELKLDYKRMENVKADKGYRGPALVCAVYFTPIAGYIPDRPVIKYLAQARNMEIFLVPIAGTRVLVPFKMVIPTPLGTAMLEATSFVTQATPHVAKTQ from the coding sequence CTGGTTGCGGCCGGCTCTGTCCTCTGCCTGTTGGTTCTGGTGCCGCCTCGGGCCGCACAAGCCCAGGCCAGGCTCGACGCGCAATATGAGGCCTCCCTGGCCGGCATTCCAGTCGGCAAGGGCACTTGGGCGGTCGAAATCGGCGACGACCAATATGGCGCCTCGGCGCAGGGCGGCACCGCGGGCCTGCTCAAGAGCTTCTCGCAGGGCTCAGGCAGCGGCGCGGCGCAGGGCCGCGTGGTCAACGGGGCGCTGGTCGGGCAGAGCTATCAGGCCTCGACCACGGCCGGAAAGAAGTCGGAGCAGATTCACATCAATCTCCTGAACGGGAATGTGAAGGATTTCGGCATCGAGCCGGAGCCGCCGGTCGATCCCAACCGCATTCCGGTCACCGACGCACACAAGCGCGGCGTGCTCGATCCGATGACGGCGTCGTTGGTCCGCGTCCCCGGCAATGGCGAGTTATTCGCGCCGGAATCCTGCCGTGGCGCCGCGCCGGTGTTCGACGGCCGCATGCGCTACGAGCTCAAGCTCGACTACAAGCGCATGGAGAACGTCAAGGCGGACAAGGGCTATCGCGGTCCGGCGCTGGTCTGCGCCGTCTACTTCACGCCGATCGCGGGCTACATCCCGGACCGGCCGGTCATCAAATATCTGGCCCAGGCCCGCAACATGGAAATCTTCCTCGTGCCGATCGCCGGCACGCGCGTCCTGGTGCCGTTCAAGATGGTGATCCCGACGCCGTTGGGAACCGCAATGCTGGAGGCGACCTCCTTCGTCACGCAGGCCACGCCTCACGTCGCCAAGACGCAGTAG
- a CDS encoding ABC transporter substrate-binding protein — protein sequence MLKRVLLGIVVGCGLTAVHAEEPKVGGVVNAVIQPEPPGLMLAIVQNGPTQMVSGNIFEGLLRYSPKLEPLPGLAQSWTISPDAKVYTFKLKPGVTWHDGKPFTSADVLFSIEMLKQTHARARNNLVMVEKVEAPDDLTVVFTLKEPFGPFIGIFEVGSMPMVPKHLYEGTDYKTNPNNNTPIGTGPFMFKEWQKGSFIRMVKNPNYHEKGKPYLDEVYWQIIPDAAARSVAFETGKVDVLPGGSIENFDVPRVSKLPGACVTGAGWEFFSPISWMWLNLRNPILANKKVRQAIMYAVDRDFAKDVIWNGLGKVATGPSVSTIKFYSDDVPKYPYDPAKAKALLKEAGYNGEKIRMLPLAYGETWQRWGEAVKQNLQDVGMNIETIATDVPGGNQKIMEWDYDIAFTYLYQYGDPALGVSRNYITSAIAKGQLFNNVEGYSNPDVDRLFAEGATAPTDAKRKEAYDKVQKILAEDVPVAWLLELQFPTISKCKVKNLITTGIGVNDGFRDAWLDK from the coding sequence ATGTTGAAACGGGTGTTGCTGGGTATCGTCGTCGGCTGCGGACTGACCGCCGTTCACGCGGAGGAGCCGAAGGTCGGCGGTGTCGTCAATGCGGTGATCCAGCCCGAGCCGCCCGGTCTGATGCTGGCGATCGTCCAGAACGGTCCGACCCAGATGGTGTCCGGCAACATCTTCGAAGGCCTGCTGCGCTACAGCCCGAAGCTCGAGCCGCTGCCGGGCCTGGCGCAAAGCTGGACCATCAGCCCGGATGCCAAGGTCTATACCTTCAAGCTCAAGCCCGGCGTCACCTGGCACGACGGAAAGCCCTTCACCTCGGCCGACGTGCTGTTCTCGATCGAGATGCTGAAGCAGACGCATGCGCGCGCCCGCAACAATCTCGTCATGGTCGAGAAGGTCGAGGCGCCGGACGATCTCACCGTCGTGTTCACGCTGAAGGAACCGTTCGGTCCGTTCATCGGGATCTTCGAGGTCGGCTCGATGCCGATGGTGCCGAAGCACCTGTATGAGGGCACCGACTACAAGACCAATCCGAACAACAATACGCCTATCGGGACCGGCCCTTTCATGTTCAAGGAATGGCAGAAGGGCTCCTTCATCCGGATGGTGAAAAATCCGAACTACCATGAGAAGGGCAAGCCCTACCTGGATGAAGTCTACTGGCAGATCATTCCGGACGCCGCCGCGCGCTCGGTCGCCTTCGAGACCGGCAAGGTCGACGTGCTGCCGGGCGGCTCGATCGAGAATTTCGACGTGCCGCGCGTCTCCAAGCTGCCGGGCGCCTGCGTCACCGGCGCCGGATGGGAGTTCTTCAGCCCGATCTCATGGATGTGGCTGAACCTCCGCAACCCGATCCTGGCCAACAAGAAGGTGCGTCAGGCGATCATGTATGCCGTTGATCGCGACTTCGCCAAGGACGTGATCTGGAACGGGCTCGGCAAGGTCGCCACCGGTCCGTCCGTGTCGACCATCAAGTTCTACAGCGACGACGTGCCGAAATATCCCTACGATCCGGCGAAAGCCAAGGCGCTCCTGAAGGAGGCCGGCTACAACGGCGAGAAAATCCGTATGCTGCCGCTCGCCTATGGCGAGACCTGGCAGCGCTGGGGCGAGGCCGTGAAGCAGAACCTGCAGGACGTCGGCATGAACATCGAGACGATCGCGACCGACGTTCCCGGCGGCAACCAGAAGATCATGGAATGGGACTACGACATCGCCTTCACCTATCTCTATCAGTACGGCGATCCCGCGCTCGGCGTCTCCCGCAACTACATCACCTCGGCGATCGCCAAGGGCCAGCTGTTCAACAACGTCGAGGGCTATTCCAACCCCGATGTCGACAGATTGTTCGCCGAGGGTGCCACGGCGCCGACGGACGCCAAGCGCAAGGAGGCCTATGACAAGGTTCAGAAGATCCTTGCCGAGGACGTGCCGGTGGCCTGGCTGCTCGAGCTGCAGTTCCCGACCATCAGCAAGTGCAAGGTGAAGAACCTCATCACCACCGGCATCGGCGTCAACGACGGCTTTCGTGACGCCTGGCTCGACAAGTAG
- the rpsU gene encoding 30S ribosomal protein S21 — protein sequence MQVLVRDNDVEKALRILKRKMQREGVFREMKRRRSYEKPSERKTREKSDAIRRHRKLARKQAIREGLLPAPPPKKTLLARPRAGLPATTPARAESSGPARA from the coding sequence TTGCAGGTTCTTGTTCGTGACAACGACGTCGAGAAAGCGTTGCGCATCCTGAAACGGAAGATGCAGCGTGAAGGTGTGTTCCGCGAGATGAAGCGCCGCAGATCTTACGAGAAGCCGTCGGAGCGGAAGACGCGCGAGAAATCCGATGCGATCCGGCGCCATCGCAAGCTTGCGCGCAAGCAGGCCATCCGCGAGGGGCTGCTGCCCGCTCCACCCCCCAAGAAGACGCTGCTGGCGCGGCCGCGCGCAGGACTCCCGGCGACGACTCCGGCGCGCGCTGAAAGCAGCGGTCCCGCCCGCGCTTAG
- a CDS encoding cold-shock protein, producing MPQGTVKWFNGQKGFGFIQPQDGGNDVFVHISAVERAGLAGLAEGQKVNFDLKTDKMRGKTSAENLSLA from the coding sequence ATGCCGCAGGGTACCGTTAAGTGGTTCAATGGCCAGAAGGGCTTTGGCTTCATTCAGCCGCAGGACGGCGGCAATGACGTGTTCGTTCACATCAGCGCCGTCGAGCGTGCTGGTCTCGCCGGCTTGGCCGAAGGCCAGAAGGTCAACTTCGATCTGAAGACCGACAAGATGCGTGGCAAGACCAGCGCGGAAAATCTCTCGCTGGCCTGA
- a CDS encoding ABC transporter permease, protein MLSFIAQRVVKGVIVLLAIIVLNFFLIRLAPGDPAVVMAGEAGASDQIFVAQLREKFGLDKPLPEQLLIYVKGIASLDLGFSFRQQAPVAKLIAERLPATLLLTLTAFAISLGLGILFGVLAARFAGTFLDTAITVLALIFYATPLFWIALIAILLFSVWADWLPSFGYDTVGAGYTGLRHALDVGAHLVMPAATLGLFFMATYTRMTRASMLEVKRLDFVKTARAKGLRDGVILRRHVLRNALLPVVTLAGVHAGTLVGGAVLTETVFAWPGIGRLMYDALIQRDYNLLLGVFVVSSAMVLIFNLVTDLVYRLVDPRIEFSA, encoded by the coding sequence ATGCTCTCCTTCATCGCCCAGCGCGTCGTGAAGGGCGTTATCGTCCTGCTCGCCATCATCGTGCTGAACTTCTTCCTGATCCGGCTGGCGCCGGGCGATCCTGCCGTGGTGATGGCCGGCGAGGCCGGCGCCTCAGACCAGATCTTCGTCGCGCAGCTGCGCGAGAAGTTCGGTCTGGACAAACCCCTGCCGGAGCAGCTGCTCATCTACGTCAAGGGCATCGCCAGTCTCGACCTCGGCTTCTCGTTCCGCCAGCAGGCGCCGGTCGCCAAGCTGATCGCCGAGCGGCTGCCGGCGACGCTGCTGCTGACGCTCACGGCCTTCGCGATCTCGCTTGGTCTCGGCATCCTGTTCGGCGTGCTGGCCGCGCGTTTCGCCGGCACCTTCCTCGATACCGCGATCACGGTGCTGGCGCTGATCTTCTACGCCACGCCGCTGTTCTGGATCGCGCTGATCGCGATCCTCTTGTTCTCTGTCTGGGCCGACTGGCTGCCGAGCTTCGGCTACGACACGGTCGGCGCCGGCTACACCGGCCTGCGCCACGCGCTCGACGTTGGCGCCCATCTGGTGATGCCCGCCGCCACGCTCGGCCTGTTCTTCATGGCGACCTACACCCGCATGACCCGCGCCTCGATGCTGGAGGTGAAGCGGCTCGATTTCGTCAAGACCGCGCGGGCCAAGGGCCTGCGCGACGGCGTCATCCTGCGCCGCCACGTGCTGCGCAATGCGCTGCTGCCGGTCGTCACCCTGGCCGGCGTCCATGCCGGCACGCTGGTCGGCGGCGCGGTGCTGACCGAGACCGTGTTCGCCTGGCCCGGCATCGGCCGGCTGATGTATGACGCGCTGATCCAGCGTGACTACAACCTGCTGCTCGGCGTGTTCGTGGTGTCCTCGGCCATGGTGCTGATCTTCAACCTCGTGACCGACCTCGTGTACCGGCTGGTCGATCCGCGCATCGAGTTTTCAGCATGA
- a CDS encoding DUF2235 domain-containing protein encodes MKNIVICCDGTGNEISENISNVLKLYRCLRKTDKTTPQQAVCYDPGVGTLTQPDSWHRFKANFNLVLGLATGYGLDDNVIKAYCFLATHYQEGDRIFLFGFSRGAYTVRVLAGLVHKIGLISPDQINLAGSGVIAYKKYSSDNPNSGRGITTEAESTEEEGPIPESHDDQAAQFARITSARWPTIHFVGVWDTVASVIVPRTDRLLALPSLEELAFTIQNPSVKIFRQAAAIDERRSMFRLKAWNMPQTFTPNRFNKAQARPQDAKQVWFAGVHGDVGGGYPEAQSPASKYPLLWMIDEAVEAGLAVNPRTVNQLAWGVQRKNSPFKYVPPSVQGPLHNSMTPVWRLLEYLPKSAKYKEWPARQARFGFYIPDCEPRFIPDNAFIHESVLMRIAESKDYRPVNLPASYERVPLPVKQKTE; translated from the coding sequence ATGAAGAATATTGTCATCTGCTGTGACGGCACCGGCAACGAGATCAGCGAGAACATTTCCAACGTCCTCAAGCTCTATCGCTGTCTGCGCAAGACCGACAAGACGACGCCGCAGCAGGCCGTGTGCTACGACCCCGGCGTCGGCACACTGACGCAGCCGGACAGCTGGCACCGCTTCAAGGCGAACTTCAATCTCGTGCTCGGGCTCGCCACCGGCTATGGCCTCGACGACAACGTCATCAAGGCCTACTGCTTCCTCGCCACACACTATCAGGAGGGCGACCGCATCTTCCTGTTCGGCTTCTCGCGCGGCGCCTACACCGTGCGCGTGCTGGCCGGGCTGGTCCACAAGATCGGGCTGATCTCGCCGGATCAGATCAATCTCGCCGGCTCGGGCGTGATCGCCTACAAGAAGTACTCCTCCGACAATCCGAACTCCGGGCGCGGCATCACCACTGAGGCCGAGAGCACCGAGGAAGAGGGACCGATCCCGGAGAGCCACGACGACCAGGCCGCGCAGTTCGCGCGCATCACCTCGGCGCGCTGGCCGACCATCCATTTCGTCGGCGTGTGGGATACGGTGGCGAGCGTGATCGTGCCGCGCACCGACCGGCTCCTGGCGCTGCCGAGCCTCGAGGAGCTCGCCTTCACGATCCAGAATCCGAGCGTGAAGATCTTCCGCCAGGCGGCGGCGATCGACGAGCGACGCAGCATGTTCCGCCTGAAGGCCTGGAACATGCCGCAGACCTTCACGCCCAACCGCTTCAACAAGGCGCAGGCGAGACCGCAGGACGCCAAGCAGGTGTGGTTCGCCGGCGTCCACGGCGATGTCGGAGGCGGCTATCCGGAAGCACAGTCGCCGGCCTCCAAATATCCGCTGCTCTGGATGATCGACGAGGCGGTCGAGGCCGGGCTTGCGGTCAACCCGCGCACGGTGAACCAGCTCGCCTGGGGCGTCCAGCGCAAGAACAGCCCGTTCAAATATGTGCCGCCGAGCGTCCAGGGCCCGTTGCACAATTCGATGACGCCGGTCTGGCGCCTGCTCGAATATCTGCCGAAGAGCGCGAAGTACAAGGAATGGCCGGCGCGGCAGGCGCGTTTCGGATTCTACATCCCGGATTGCGAGCCGCGCTTCATCCCCGACAACGCCTTCATTCATGAGAGCGTGCTGATGCGGATCGCGGAATCGAAGGACTACCGGCCGGTCAATCTGCCGGCGTCCTACGAGCGCGTGCCGCTGCCGGTCAAGCAGAAGACGGAGTAG
- the rpmB gene encoding 50S ribosomal protein L28, producing the protein MSRRCELTAKGPQVGHKVSHSNIKTKRRFLPNLCNVTFISDVLGRNVRLRVSTNAIKSVDHNGGLDAYLRKANAATLSPRALELKRQIEKKAADAAPVAKAS; encoded by the coding sequence ATGTCGCGGCGCTGTGAACTGACGGCCAAGGGCCCCCAGGTTGGCCACAAGGTGAGCCACTCCAACATCAAGACCAAGCGGCGCTTCCTGCCGAACCTGTGCAACGTGACCTTCATCTCGGATGTACTCGGCCGCAACGTTCGCCTGCGGGTCTCGACCAACGCGATCAAGAGCGTCGACCACAATGGCGGTCTCGACGCCTATCTGCGCAAGGCCAACGCCGCGACGCTGTCGCCGCGCGCGCTGGAGCTGAAGCGCCAGATCGAGAAGAAGGCGGCGGACGCCGCGCCGGTCGCCAAGGCGAGCTGA
- a CDS encoding ABC transporter permease — translation MRQFWRTMLRSPSGGIGFIILVLAILVAVAGPLYFPNSPWRMVQRPFVAPFTLSTVPLGTDALGRDVLAGLIFGARVSLLVGLVSTLVALVVGVPLGAVAGYFGGRVDDALMRFTEFFQTIPSFALAIVLVAILQPSIYSIVAAIGLVSWPPVARLVRGEVLSLRTREYVQAAIVTGQSNAWIIWREILPNALSPVIVLASLMVATAILLESSLSFLGLGDPNLISWGYMVGAGRTVIRQAWWITVFPGVAILLSVLGLNLIGEGLNDALNPRLSHEGR, via the coding sequence ATGAGGCAGTTCTGGCGCACCATGCTGCGGAGCCCGAGCGGCGGCATTGGGTTCATCATTCTTGTGCTCGCGATCCTGGTCGCCGTGGCCGGGCCGCTCTACTTTCCCAATTCGCCCTGGCGCATGGTGCAGCGGCCGTTCGTGGCCCCGTTCACGCTGTCCACGGTGCCGCTCGGCACCGACGCGCTCGGGCGCGACGTGCTGGCCGGGCTGATCTTCGGCGCGCGCGTCTCGCTGCTGGTCGGCCTCGTCTCGACGCTCGTGGCGCTGGTCGTCGGTGTGCCGCTCGGCGCCGTCGCCGGCTATTTCGGCGGCCGTGTCGATGATGCCCTGATGCGCTTCACCGAGTTCTTCCAGACCATTCCGAGCTTCGCGCTCGCGATCGTGCTGGTCGCGATCCTGCAGCCGTCGATCTATTCCATTGTTGCCGCCATCGGGCTCGTCAGCTGGCCGCCGGTCGCGCGTCTCGTGCGCGGCGAGGTGCTGAGCCTGCGCACCCGCGAATATGTCCAGGCGGCCATCGTCACCGGACAGAGCAATGCCTGGATCATCTGGCGCGAGATCCTGCCCAACGCGCTGTCGCCGGTGATCGTGCTGGCCTCGCTGATGGTGGCGACCGCGATCCTCTTGGAATCCTCGCTGTCGTTTCTCGGCCTCGGCGATCCCAATTTGATCTCCTGGGGCTACATGGTCGGCGCCGGCCGCACCGTCATCCGCCAGGCCTGGTGGATCACGGTGTTTCCCGGCGTCGCGATCCTGCTGTCGGTGCTCGGTCTCAATCTGATAGGCGAGGGATTGAACGATGCTCTCAACCCGCGCCTATCGCATGAGGGCAGGTGA
- a CDS encoding transcriptional regulator, with the protein MVAKRTSEPSAESLARAQRRQVAADEGAKALAESGQRAAAIRKNMERLRALRLAKQAEDAKAGADAAAAPVPKRRKKIVR; encoded by the coding sequence ATGGTAGCGAAGAGAACATCGGAGCCTTCGGCCGAAAGCCTCGCGCGGGCACAGCGCCGACAGGTCGCGGCCGACGAGGGCGCCAAGGCGCTGGCCGAATCGGGCCAGCGCGCGGCTGCGATCCGGAAGAACATGGAGCGGCTGCGCGCGCTGAGACTCGCCAAGCAGGCGGAGGATGCAAAGGCCGGCGCCGATGCCGCGGCCGCGCCGGTCCCGAAGCGACGGAAGAAGATCGTCCGATAG
- a CDS encoding ABC transporter ATP-binding protein, translating into MTDPVVTIKNLRIALPKGGERAHAVDGVSFDLTAGKIVCVVGESGSGKSMCAHALLGLLPNTVKVEGGEIRFEGRDLLTVDEDGWRDLRGRRIAMVFQEPMTALNPLMRIGDQLMEVFEAHDLLTSRERRAKALALVREVGLPDPERIIRAYPHQLSGGQRQRAMIAMALALEPAVLVADEPTTALDVTTQAQILKLIRNLQQSHSMAVMFITHDFGVVTDIADQVVVLRHGKVVEEGTAQAVLGNPQHDYTKALLAAVPSFDPPPRETREAAPKAVEVICLDKTYITPTGWFRPKRETRAAQAVSFAIHQGETLGLVGESGSGKSSVARLVMRLIEADRGTVRIGDVDLTALEGRALRAQRHRIQMIFQDPFASLNPRRKVGRIIADGMVARGVALDAALERAQELLGLVGLDVGAIGRYPHEFSGGQRQRIGIARALALEPEIIVADEAVSALDVSVQAQVLRLLEDLKARLGLSMLFITHDLRVAAQICDRIAVMQKGEIVELKPTAALFANPEHAYTRELLAAVPGRRHEVA; encoded by the coding sequence ATGACCGATCCGGTCGTGACAATCAAGAACCTCCGCATCGCGCTGCCCAAGGGCGGCGAGCGCGCCCATGCGGTCGATGGCGTCTCGTTCGATCTCACCGCGGGCAAGATCGTCTGCGTGGTCGGCGAGTCCGGCTCCGGCAAGTCGATGTGCGCGCATGCGCTGCTCGGCCTGCTGCCCAACACGGTGAAGGTCGAGGGCGGCGAGATCCGCTTCGAGGGCCGCGACCTGCTCACCGTGGACGAAGACGGCTGGCGCGATCTGCGCGGCCGCCGCATCGCCATGGTGTTCCAGGAGCCGATGACGGCGCTCAATCCGTTGATGCGGATCGGCGACCAACTGATGGAGGTGTTCGAGGCGCATGACCTGCTGACGTCTAGGGAGCGTCGCGCCAAGGCGTTGGCGCTGGTGCGCGAGGTCGGCCTGCCCGACCCGGAGCGCATCATCCGCGCCTATCCGCATCAGCTGTCGGGCGGCCAGCGCCAGCGCGCGATGATCGCGATGGCGCTCGCACTCGAGCCGGCGGTGCTGGTCGCGGACGAGCCCACCACAGCGCTCGACGTCACCACGCAGGCACAGATCCTCAAGCTGATCCGCAACCTGCAGCAGAGCCACAGCATGGCGGTGATGTTCATCACCCACGATTTCGGCGTCGTCACCGACATTGCCGACCAGGTCGTGGTGCTGCGTCATGGCAAGGTGGTGGAGGAGGGCACGGCACAGGCCGTGCTCGGCAACCCTCAGCACGACTACACCAAGGCGCTGCTCGCGGCCGTGCCGTCGTTCGATCCGCCGCCGCGTGAAACGCGCGAGGCGGCGCCGAAGGCGGTCGAGGTGATCTGCCTCGACAAGACCTACATCACGCCGACAGGCTGGTTTCGCCCGAAGCGCGAAACGCGCGCCGCGCAGGCGGTCAGTTTCGCGATCCATCAGGGCGAGACACTCGGCCTGGTCGGCGAGTCCGGCTCCGGCAAGTCGTCGGTGGCGCGGCTGGTGATGCGGCTGATCGAAGCGGATCGCGGCACCGTGCGGATCGGCGACGTCGATCTCACGGCGCTCGAAGGCCGCGCGCTACGCGCGCAGCGTCATCGCATCCAGATGATCTTCCAGGATCCGTTCGCTTCGCTCAATCCGCGCCGCAAGGTCGGCCGCATCATCGCCGACGGGATGGTCGCGCGCGGCGTTGCCCTCGATGCGGCGCTGGAGCGTGCGCAGGAGCTGCTCGGCCTGGTTGGGCTCGATGTCGGCGCCATCGGCCGCTATCCGCACGAATTCTCCGGCGGGCAGCGCCAGCGCATCGGCATCGCGCGGGCGCTCGCGCTCGAGCCCGAGATCATCGTCGCCGATGAGGCGGTGTCCGCGCTCGACGTCTCCGTGCAGGCGCAGGTGCTGCGGCTGCTGGAAGATCTGAAGGCGCGGCTTGGGCTTTCGATGCTGTTCATCACCCATGACTTGCGCGTGGCGGCGCAGATCTGCGACCGCATTGCCGTCATGCAGAAGGGCGAGATCGTCGAGCTGAAGCCGACTGCGGCGCTGTTCGCCAACCCCGAGCATGCCTACACCCGCGAGCTGCTCGCCGCGGTACCCGGACGTCGGCACGAGGTGGCGTAG